GTAGGAGAATACCGGGCCACTTAAACCAGACAGAAAATGAACCTGTGGCCAGTCGCGCACATTGAGAACGAATTCCACATCTGGCAGATGACCCACAATGTCCAAGAGGAGATCCTCCACGTCCGCGCAACGCTTGGGATTCGAGCAGTTCTTCTGGCGATAGAGGCGACCACGCCTGGACTGTGCCATCATCTCCGGTGTGATGTCATTGCTTATATAATGCTCCAAATCCTTCCGGATGGTTTGGGCATGGCAGAGGCACTTCGGATCCCCTAGTTCACATGGTCGATAGACCTCCAGGGCTTTCAGGATGTGCGGCACAAAGCCGTAGCTGACTGAAAAGatacaaataattaagatCTTATTTTAATAGGATATATTATCTTACTATTTGACTCCTTATACTGCGCGATGGCTGTGCATTTGTTCTCGGAAACGGACCACGCATTCGGTGCACAAAACAAGAGCAGAGCTCCCATTAAAAGAAATGTCTGTGGCAGGGTCATCTTTAAAATTTCGAAGAATTTACATGTTTTCTTTCCAAATATAATCAAACAAACTTTGAGTCCTAACACAAATGACCTTtgatattcataaaataaagattgtaaaaaatatttaaagattttctctTTTTAAACTTAGCCAAGAtagtttctttaaatatttaaatggttaAATGATTCTCGGGATTTTTTgatattgataaaataaagattgtaaaaaatatttaatgatattcacaaatatttaaataattaaatggaatgtGGAAAGTTTAACGAGATTCTTaagatcttaaaaaagaataatgTTAGTGAAAAATGATctgttttaatattaattcctAATTTCTACAGCTCATCCTTTGTAGGCGCAATATAGATTAGCTGATCCTCGGGCTGCACCTCGTAATTGAGCAGCTTCACATAGCTCTTGAGCAGCTTGCGCCAGTAGCACTTGATGTCCTTCATGCGCAGATGCTGCCAGATGAAGTCGTATCCCCGCTGGGCAATCTCCTGGCCCAGCGAATCGTTCCTCTTGAAGAACTCCAATATTTGCTCGTATTCCTGCTGACTGGGGTAGCTCTTTAGCGGCACATAGTGCACCCAGGGCTTCAGTTGGTCGTAGAAGAACTCCTGCCACTCGTCGCCCACATGGAAGACGAGCGATTTGCAGAGGAACAAGTGCTTCAGCCGGAAACTGGCGGCCACGCCACGGAAATTAAACAAGTACTTGTACTTGCAGTGATCCTCGAAGGAGACTTCATCGGCTGCGGGTGCATCGAGTGTATCTTTCGGGGACTTCCAGCCCTGATTCTTGGTGTACTGCGCCTCCACCAGCTGCGGATTGCGGCGGGAGAGCAGGATCAGAGAGTCGCGCTCGTCGGAGGTGCGTGAGCCGCGAAAGAAGCCGAGGTTTCTCTTCTGCGACCAGGGAATCGCAGCCGCTCGCTTCTCCAGCTTCTCGCGCATCTGATCCCAGCGACCGATGCCACGGGGATGCAGCTTGGTGGCCGGTCCGCCGGCCCAGAAGGTCCAGGCGGGATACATGATGTCGCGGTAATCGTGGGTCTTAGAGAATGAGAAAACCGGGCCACCGGCGGAGTTTCCCCAGGCGGCATTCAGTTGCGGGTAATCCCGGGTGTTGATCACCAGGTCCATGTTGGGCAGCGTCGCCACCAGCGGTAGGAGGAAGTGCTCGATGCCCTGGCAGCGGGCGGGGAACATGCAGTTGGCATCGCGGTACAATCGATGGCCGTAGATCTTGTATTTGGTGCCGAATCTCGCGGAACTCTCGATCATTTGCCGGCTGACACCTGTTGACTTGTAGGCCGCGAGATCTCTATTTAAAACATCCGCATGGCAGGAGCAATCAGGGTCCTTGGGATCGCTGCTGCAGGACTTGTAGTCGGCATTAGCGTTCTCAATCTCCCGTCTGATCTTAAAGCTAACTAAAATCAGGGAGTTTGTTTGAAAAACCAAGTAAAATCAAAGCCGGCAACAAGTTGCTTACACTCATCCTGGTTTGGTTCCTCCGGTTGACTCTGCCCACAGGATTTTTGATCGGCACTGCATAGTCCTTCATCCTCTGCGCATCCTTGGCTTACAAAACTTACTAATAATACGACTAAAATATGATAAATTAGCATTTCTTTAAaggtaaacaaatttaacttcGAGTGCGGCGTCAGCAATAGGGTTGCCAAGTGCCCATAAATTAATCGATATACAGtaccttttaattaaaaacatattttttcaataaataaataaacttaagctaaattttaactattaggaattaatttttacgtTTTAGTAACAATTAATTCACATTAAAACCTTTATCTAGATTTTATTATCCTGGAGaagaaaatatctttaaaaataaataatattcatcTATGCAtataaaaaagggaaaataattaaattgttacaGAGGTTTTCTGATAAATAAGCAATAAGAAAACCTACAAATTATAagtttattttgaaagaaatGTCTATAATCTGGCAGCTCTGCCAGCAAAGCAGTGATTCAACTGTTACTTTCTTAGGATGACCATGCCATCACATTTCCCAGCAAACCCCGCAAAAACCAACATCACTTTGCCGGGACAACCGCGAAGTGGCCACCCTAAGCGGGTAACTGTTCCCCGAGTTTTACTTTTCCACACCGTGTGGACACACTGGCCGCTAAAACCATTATAAGAAAACCAACAAGAAACGTCGAAAGTTTTCTCCGTGTTTTAAGCCAACCCATAGCCAAATTACTAACGAAAACGACGATTTGCAGTCTGCAAATTAGGCGTGCGGCACATAGTGCAATCGAAACCACGTAAACCCAACGAACGCGAGTGTTTTAGACCACCTGCAACTGAAACAACCACCATTGTACATAATTTACACGAACAATTTTGCaagcagaacaacaacaacaaaggacGCCGCGCTGAAAGAGAGAAGTTGACATACGTAACTGCAAAAAGTAAATTGTATTAAGCACAGTGGTGGGCACAACAATAAAACCCCCAAAACAAATCCCGGATAGTAAATTTGgcaacgaaaataaaaactggAGTGGGAGTGGCACTTGCAAAAATGATGTTGTTTTGTTGAGACAATTGCCAAAAAAGCTACTAAAAATTCAACTGAAAAAGGTAATacttattgttatttatttgcaaGTGTATAtcatgtgtatgtgtgtgtgtgtgggcgtaCTACGAATAACAGTTAATTGAGCACTCATCGATTTTTTAGCCCCTTATTGTGGGCtgtccaaaaaaaaggaaggcaACTTAAATTCATTTCACCTCACGATCTCCGATCGGcagataaaaaatagaaataaaaaatcaaccgTTGGAAAAGTTGCCAGCCGTCGTCATTAAGTTGATTTGCTACCGCCGCTGATGCTGCGATTTAATTTACCCCATTCGCCTGGCATTTGGATTGCTTTCGAGCTCCAGTTTCCCATTCCGTTGCATTCCGActgggttttcgtttttttcttgGCCTTTGGTTTCCCATCGACGGATTTTCCTCGCCGAAAATCGTATCGCTTTCGTTTTCACATTGGACGGCGTtataatggtttttttttggaccgcgACCTAGGGTCGCAGCGCTGCCCCTCCCCCTCGGGCGCCCGCCCATCAAAGCACCTGACTAATTAGTGTAGAGTTATTAACTTGATAATTATCGCTAGCCATGAGCGAGGTGCTCCACGGGAGTTCTGCATTAAAGGGAAACTTCCGTATCCCCAAGCcatctaaaatatataaatattatattctatTTTTGATTGATTCTTTATTTTACTTAGTCAtatactttgaaaatattataattgatATTATCAATATTTTCCAAGTAAAGTTTAACATAATCATACAAAGTTTAGTATTACTTCGGTAAAGAAGCTTTAATTTCTCcctttttccaaaaatcaattttagaaaatctgagtaaattataagaaaaaatatttcaagaacTCTCTCATATAGataaattttgtaataatCAAATGCAACTAAAAAAGTCCAATTACGGAAGTTTAACTGTATATCTGTATCTTGCAGTGACTAAGAAATAACTTTGATATCTTTGAGGTCTTTTCGTTAAACTCGTTTGGAACACCATATCgaaatacagaaaataaaaacaaaaccaaataaacacaaacagTAATCCGAGCTTGGCGCTGACAAAAGCTTTGCTTTGTTTATGGAAATACATATCGTCATAATCAAGCTTTGGGCTCTGAAGTCACACGTAAATCTCTGCGCATTCAAACGTATCGATGTGACTATCTGGGAGTACGCTTTTCCAATCAATGGTTCTTGGGAGAAAAACTACGACTCATTTGCATATCAATGGCGTGGAACCCTTCGCCCCTAATGACTCGATTGATTTCCATTTTGGGCAACCTTCTTCGTTTGTGTAATGCCGgaagtaataataaaaaattcctaTCGCATTGATTACGACGTTTAGATAATGGTCTTGGACTGTTTACAAAAGGACGTCTGCCAGTTGGTCTGCTACCGTTTGGTCGCTGGCCAACTTTAACAGCTGCCATTAGCCGCAGTCCCGCAGTCTGGCCCATACATCAATTATGTATTCCTTTGGGCAGGCAAATGACTCAACCCTCGCCCATCAAACCACCCACTTCCAAAAACTCCCACTCCCACTCCGCTTAGGAGTTGCATGCCTAACCCAACCAAATGATTCATCAAAACTTGGCATAGGCAGTTTATGCAGATTCTTTACCTTTATGTCAGCCCAGTGGCTGtaacacatttttattatgcTCTGCACTCGCTCCCaatttctcccccatttcCGGGCTGAAAAGTGCGCCTGCGCATTGGAAAATCGCTTTTCCAGAGCGGCCAACTCTTGTGTTGGAAGGTGTGTTGAATTGTTTACTGCCAGGGTTGGACTAACAGTCCAATTGGGAAGTTATTTTGACATGCTGtttataagtattttatttaaataagataccttcaataaaatattataatataatagaaTGTAGCCGTTTTTCATTCTTTTTTCTGATATCTTTAACCAAATctcttaaactaatttattttgatttaataaaaattcgaGATTGCACCCTAAAAATTTCATGTCTCTAAGTAAGATTATGCTTATAAACATTCCTATACGAATTTTCCCCGTCTTGTTAATTCAATTGTGCACACTTTCTTTCGTTGATGATTGAAAGTTGGCCTCCAAGATAATATATCCATTTTGCTGCGCATCGCATGTCCAGCTGTGTCATCTTCTTAGGAATTCTTTGATGTTTCGAAACTGGCGGTCCGTAGATAATTTAGTACGAGCATATTGCGTGTCTGCTAACTGACCGCCACTAGATCATTAGCTCATCTCTTGGCAATCGTTAGCTAATGGCTGATACTGAATACTGCAACTGCAAATGCATAATGTacgttgtttgtttgtttgtgtcaTTAACCTCGGAACTGAACGGAACGGGTTTTGCGTTGGAAAATCGCTAATCTGCCTAGAATGCGGATCGTCTTGGAAATGTCAACCACCCCCCAAGAGAAACCAGTTCTCCGATTGCCAGTGGGCCAAGCACGATTGGTAGTAATTCACTGTGTTTCGGGCGCATGCGTGACCGTTCGACAGTTGGCTTTGTTTTCCCTCGGCTGTTTACTTTTGGGTTATTGATCGGCAGGCGCACGATTCGATTTTCCGTTCGCTTATCAGCACGCACACTTCGGAACAGCTAATGCGGCGGATCTAGTCATGGGCTCTGTGTCATGGAGCAGTCGGCTATAGCTATCAGCACGAACAGAGTGCTCCACATTTCTGACTGAGCCCCAGAGGCACTCTCCGACTTTTGCTGAATATCGCTCTCTGGAATGCCCGCCGGACATAGTTTTTCCGAATACCCTAACAGTGGGTATTCTGGAGATTGTGTGTGggttttactaaatattttttaataactttttatttattatgcttTTAAGGGACCCTAAGCCTAAAGAGGTATttattattgaaatatttttaaaacccatataaaaaattaaattctagaACGGtatctttatttattatttttaaatatttatagttgTGCTTCGTGGTCATAATACCATTAGTTTCTAGCTTTCTaggcaaagaaaaaaacgtaGTTTATCTCTTTAACtcgttgtattaaaatatactaTGTCCAGAATAAAAGCTTGGTATTGAATTACGACtgagtaataaaaaaatttgaacgttatactaaataatataaagttcatatattttggtttaatttatttacagaaAGTTTAGCTATAACACTCCCGaaagtattaatttaatactcatcttattaaaatatatttgaaactcAATAGTTTAGAAttaatagtttagtttctatgatcatttttttttcggtgtacaataattggtttattaattaaataattatgctTTGTTTGGGACATCCGTTGTAATGATGATATTATAATTTGACCGCCAAATTCGTAATTTATTCAAATCGAAAAGAATTTGGTTTTCAAATTGGGGGCTAGGGGTTCATGTTTTGCAGCCTTTTGCGACTGGAAGAGTTGGCCCACTGTGTGTAGAGGGCGTGGGGTGGGGGTAAgtgcctctgcctctgcctccGCCGCTGCCAACGCTTTATGCTGCGCGGGCAGCAGCGCCAGCATAACGGGCGGAGTGAGACGAGAGCGTCGAGCCGAGCGCCCAAATGAGTTACAAAGCAGCGCCACACATCGACGGTTCACTTTGCTCACTTGGCTCGCTGGCTGAGTGACTCGTGGTTCGGTCGGAAATCGCCTTATCGTGTGTATACCCCTGCGGAATCGAAATTTGGAAGTGTAAATGGGCATACGCATATAGTTTCCCAGTTGATTTCTTTATTCGAGTGCGATAAAAAAGCCTAAAACTGGTTTAGTTCTGTCTTAAAAGCGATTAAATCAATAAGTCCTGAGCAAGGGTTTTCCGCGCCCTTAGCGAAACTCACCACACCCACTAAAACGCGGaatctccctctctctctccggGCTGCTTTTCACATTTCCAACAGTGCGTGGAGTGCATTTCGAAATAATTTTCATACGAGAATTAAGTTTCATGTGGCTACGTATTTTGTTTAACTGAATCACTGGTCGCCAAGTGCTACgctttgtgtttttgtgccTAAGAAATTATCAATTGTTTACGCTTTTATCGCTGGAACAAGGCAaagtgtacatacatatgatGGATACACTCACTCTGTGTGCTGACACAATGGATTTCCCATCGGGGATCGACAAAGATTTACATTTTGCCCAGGTAAATGGGTTAATATTTAGCAAAATATATCTGCAAAGGCAGCCACAagtttgcatttgttttggaaaatcgatttttttggagagagagagagggcgcTGCTCTCTTTCCGCCTCTCAGCTGTTTGCCAGGGGgaaagtgggcggtgggtggtgggtgggtgtTCCAGCCCCGTTTCCTTGACACGCTACCTTTACCCGCAGATACTTTTCTTTTGCGTGCTGTGTGCAATTGATTCCGCTCCCCAATGGATCGCCACTGAGTCACACTGGCCCACACTCTTCAAGATGTAGTTTTCGGTGGCAGAAATCCAAAAGCAACATCTGCCATTTGGCGGAAGAGGGTTGTTCTGTTCCATGCGGTCGGACGCGATATGAATATTGACCACCCTCTGGGCCGGGAGAACTTTCTGCAAGCCAACCCATTTGGCCCTTATTTATTGGTTTCAAATCCCCTGAAACACCCCCATCGATTGCAGTCTGCTGTCTCCTGTTAATTAAACACGTATGCAGTATTTATGGAGCTTCAGATTGCTGggcacactgagaaaaatcgTTGCCTTACGAGCTTTCAAATGTTAGAATCATAAGAAAGTATTAcatatcttttaaatatttctacagaattattacattatttaaaagaatatttatatgtattcgAAAAGTATCTCTTACCGGATGTAACAAAAACTTATAAGCACACAGTtcttataaaagaaatacCGAATTAATGATCAATTTTAATGACATATTCACTTTTTGCAGCCCATGGTGCCGCCTTCAAAGTGTAATGCCTTAGAATAATGACAAATTGTTTTGGGACAACTCTAAATATGGGCGCACCTAGGCTCCGTACCTACTGTGAGCAAGAATTCAATCGGCTGggaaataaatttcattacTTATGGCTTGCCAAAGTCGCATGTAAAGTATTTATAACCTGTACATATGCACTGTGAATAAATGGAGGCCATATATGACAGGCCCGAGGCGGCGTCGCCCACATGCGAAGTTGCCGCAGAGATATAATAATAACTCTGAAGCAATATGTGCCGAGATATGTGAGTTCCTCAAGCTTCGCTCTCGTTTCTCCCCCGTTGTCTGTTGTCTTGGGCAAATGTATAACGTAAAcagttttaaattacaaaagtgTTTGCACCCAGATTCCATGTGATATGTGAGATCCCAAGGGGTCTCCCTTTATCTGTCTGCGCGAAGTGGTTAAGATACCAAAACCTGTCCCTGCCATCAAGTGCTTggatatcatcatcatcatcatcactttTACTGCCTGCAAAGAGTTTTCATTTGTTTCGAAAAGAATTTCCCCATCACTGGCACACCTGCTGGCCATTCATCGATCGGTCTTGGCCACATTCAAGATCAATTTGTTTGAATGCCGCTCGACATGTGTAGAACCACTTAGTTAGGGTATTTCTactatttgtttttatggAAACTAATGTAAAGACATTTTCGAATTTGGGTTAAAAATGTGTGAATGAAATATGGAGAATCGCTCCTCAAACATTAGAAAAGAACAAGCAGACGTGCCCGGGGGAATCAGTAGTCCGGGGTCTTTGGGCCGCTCTATTTTGTTGGAGTCACTTGGCATAGATTGGTAATGCCACTCGAAGACCCACAAGCAGGCAGTCAAATACTCAGATAGGCAGATAGATAGGGGGCAGGAAACTGGGTCATTTGCCTAGCGTCTGtcttgtttaaatacttgtgcCTGATTTATTGGGGACTTTGTAAAGTTGATTAATCAAATTGACTCGTGCTCGGCATTTATTTCTAGTTTCGTTTTTCTACACTGCTGTTTTGGGTCTGTTTTTCTCACATTTTCATTTAAGTTTTGCCTTCGTTGTCAAATTTATGGCCCTGCAGAGTCTTTGGCCGCGATGATATTGTGGAATTATGTGTTGCATAAGTTATGCACAATCTCCACCATTGTGCCCGCAGATAAAGCTTCATTAAGCCGCTTTCATGGAAAAACATAGAAACCGGAAAGGATCCCAAAGGGCACCGCACCTTTTCTTGAAAATCCGCTTAAATGCGTAGGAGTTTCTGGGTAGTTCTGCGTAAAAAAGTATCTCCAAGTCCGTAAAACCCAGTGAACACAGATGACCGGTGGCATCAAATTATTACCATATAAAAGCCCCCTAGGGatagttattttttatggattATCTGgtaattattgttattggcTTTCCCAAAGCTTCCGTTTCTTGCATTTCTTTCACTTTTTGCTGATTAGCCAGCAACAAACGGAGCCGACGACGCCGATTTGATGGCTGTTGTCTCGCCAAAGTCTCCGATAATTGTGGGGGAAGCGAGATACTTAAAGGTGCCCGGGGGCTACGTGGGAATGGGGGGATTTTGGGGGGCAGAGGACCGCAGagagggcagacatttgactGGAATTCCGCGTCATTTTATGGCCGTTGTGCGAACATTTTTCCCATTTGTTTCGTGGGGCCCGTAATGATATACCCAAGACCATGGCATCTTTTTCCTACGAATGTGAATTGAAAATTACTTTGCTGGCTCTTTTTATTAGGTTTTGGTTTTCTCTTTTTAAGCGATTACAAAACTTCCACCATTAATTATCGCGATAGTCTTTTTTTCTCCCATGACATGACGCATCGAGACGAAAAATTGTATGCCATTTTTGCATAGCTGTAATTGATGATACGCTCCAAGAGCTTACAGAATATTATGCACTGGCCATGGTGCACTTCCGCTCCATTTGAAGTCGATGCGATGCTTGACTGCGATACCTAACAAACGAGGTACCAAATTAGGTCGCAAAGTGATTTTGCACAGTTTTATTTCCGAAACACTTTCACATTtaccataaaataaaaattaaatctgtGTTGTCCCATCTATTTTACTTAAAAGATTGCTATCTTTTAAAGCTTAGTCAAAAAGAATTGAGGAGCACAATAAAGAGCAAATTTATATTGTCAAATAATTGCATAACATTTGGCTGAACACATTTATAATTGAGATCAGTAAAGGTGAATCAGTAAATTAGCTTAATAAGTTCAAtggaatatttaattgaaataaggGGTCAGACAATGTCGTCTAAAGAATGATTActctattttttcaatttgaatGTGGCatataatttgtgtttttcttattatttcatttgctaataattattttcaattcttTTGTCATTGCAGGTAAGCTTCATGTTAAACTAAGCGGAAATGCGTGTGCCTCACATCGCATATGGTCATGGGCAATCGATTGACAGACGGTTCAAGGTCGAGGGAGCTGCCCACATCCGATGGATGGGTATTAACGAGTGCCCATATCTCTTGCTGAATCGTTTTGAATTGAGCGCTGCGTGCTCGAGTGCTTAAAACACGTCGGGCTGTCCTCGAGAGCTTCAATTGACACAAAAACAAGGGGTCTGGCTATTTAAACAGATCTTTTTCTTCAGTTAATACAAATCCCCAGCTTTTGTAAAGCCTGTCCACTCGCATCACGCAGAAAAaaccgatatgaaatagggttatttctaccttatttcatataaataaaaagccgatatgatttatttcaaatttaagatacaaacatatcaacatgatattttatcatatcataaaaaataccaaatgtagtattttttgagcaaataatataaaaatgatattaacTAGTTTTTactcatatcaaaatgatatgaataacttgatctttaaaaaatatcaatttgaccattaccattttttttctgtgcaataATTCCACTCTTGACTTACTTTccaagtaggggagagtgggggaatttcgtcacaggggcaatttcgtcacctgcaatatctcggaattcataagtcgtaaaaatatataatttttttgttttagtccttcaagacggcca
This portion of the Drosophila takahashii strain IR98-3 E-12201 chromosome 3R, DtakHiC1v2, whole genome shotgun sequence genome encodes:
- the rumi gene encoding O-glucosyltransferase rumi, which codes for MLIYHILVVLLVSFVSQGCAEDEGLCSADQKSCGQSQPEEPNQDEFSFKIRREIENANADYKSCSSDPKDPDCSCHADVLNRDLAAYKSTGVSRQMIESSARFGTKYKIYGHRLYRDANCMFPARCQGIEHFLLPLVATLPNMDLVINTRDYPQLNAAWGNSAGGPVFSFSKTHDYRDIMYPAWTFWAGGPATKLHPRGIGRWDQMREKLEKRAAAIPWSQKRNLGFFRGSRTSDERDSLILLSRRNPQLVEAQYTKNQGWKSPKDTLDAPAADEVSFEDHCKYKYLFNFRGVAASFRLKHLFLCKSLVFHVGDEWQEFFYDQLKPWVHYVPLKSYPSQQEYEQILEFFKRNDSLGQEIAQRGYDFIWQHLRMKDIKCYWRKLLKSYVKLLNYEVQPEDQLIYIAPTKDEL